The Pseudomonadota bacterium nucleotide sequence TAAGGTTAAGGTTAAGGCTAAGGGGCGGACGGGAGATCGAAAACATACCAGTCACTAGTCACCAGTCACTAGTCACTGCTTTTTGAAAGGAGCAGGAAATGGCAGTCCCAAAGAACAGACAGGGAAAATCACGCAAGAACATGAGGCGCAGCGCGAACTCGAAGCTCCCCAGGGTCAGCCTCTCGACCTGCCCGCAGTGCAAGCAGCCGAAGCTCCCCCACAGGGTCTGCATCCACTGCGGATTCTACAAGGGCCGCGAGATCGTGAAGCAGGCCGACTAGGGAAGGGGGCCTTGCCCTATGGAGAGCGCTGAGAACAGGGTCAAGGAGATAGTGGCCGAGCAGCTCGGGCTGGCCGCCGACGAGATACCCGCGGACGCCTCGTTCTCCTCGGACCTCGGCGCCGACACGCTCGACATGATCGAGCTCATCATGGCCCTCGAGGAGGAGTTCGACATCGAGATAACCGACGGGGAGGCGGAGTCGATCCGCTGCGTCCAGGACGCGGTCGACTTCCTCTCCGCGAGGCTGCAGTAGCCAAAGGGGCGTATCATGCGCATAGCCGTAGGCTCCGACCACGCCGGATTCATGACGAAGGAGACGCTCAAGGAGCGCCTCGTCAAGGACGGGCACGAGGTCCGCGACTTCGGCACCTCCTCCCCCGACAGCTGCGACTACCCCGATTACGCGAGGCTCGTCGCGCAGGCGGTCGCGGAAGGCGCCGCCGAGCGGGGCCTTCTCGTCTGCGGCTCCGGGATCGGCATGTGCATGGCCGCCAACCGTTTCCCCTCGGTGCGTGCCGCGGTCCTCCACGACGATTTCGACGCGGAGATGAGCCGGCGCCACAACGACGCCAACGTCGCCTGCCTCGCGGCCCGCAAGCAGGACCAGGCTGCGCAGGCGCGGCTTCTGGAGATATTCCTCAAGACCCCGTTCGACGGAGGCCGCCACGAGGCCAGGGTCGCCAAGATAGATCAGAAATCGTGACGCGCCGGCGCCGCGCCGCAGTGCACGGGCGTCCACCTTCCGCACAGGAGGCCGAGATGATTTCCGAGGAGCTCAAGCGGTTCGATCCCGAGATAGCGAAATCGATAGAGATGGAGCTCATGCGCCAGGAGTACAAGCTCGAGCTCATCGCCTCGGAGAACTTCGTCTCGAAGCGGGTCCTCGACGCGCTCGGCAGCGCGCTCACGAACAAGTACGCGGAGGGGTATCCCGGCAAGCGCTACTACGGCGGCTGCGAGTACGTGGATGAGGCGGAGGATCTCGCCCGCGAGAGGCTCAAGAAGCTCTTCGGCTGCGACCACGCCAACGTCCAGCCTCACTCGGGCAGCCAGGCGAACATGGGGGTCTACTTCGCCGCGCTTAAGCCCGGCGACACGATCATGGGGCAGAACCTCTCACACGGCGGCCACCTCACGCACGGCTCGCCGGTCTCCATCTCGGGCACCTATTTCAAGGTCGTCTCCTACGGGGTGGACCTTGAGACGGAGCTTTTGGATTACGATCGGATCGCGGTGCTCGCGAGGGAGCATCGCCCGAAGCTCATCATATGCGGCGCATCCGCCTATTCGCGCGACATCGACTTCTCGAAGTTCCGCGCCGTCGCAGACGAGGTCGGGGCCCTGGTCATGGCCGACATCGCCCACCCGGCGGGGCTGGTCGCGACCGGCCTCCACACGAGCCCGATACCGCACTGCGAGTACGTCACCTCGACCACCCACAAGACGCTCCGCGGCCCGCGCGGAGGCGTCATCATGTGCAAGGCCGACTTCGCGAAACAGATCGACAAGGCGATATTCCCCGGCATCCAGGGCGGTCCGCTCATGCACGTGATCGCCGCCAAGGCGGTGGCCTTCAAGGAGGCCCTCGAGCCGTCGTACAGGGACTACTGCAGGCAGATCGTCGCCAACTCGAGGGCGCTTGCCGGCGAGCTCGCGGAGCAGGGGTTCAGGATCGTCTCCGGCGGCACCGACACCCACCTCTTCAGCGTGGACCTCACCGACGCGGGCATCACCGGCAAGGACGCCGAGGCGGCGCTCGGCGAGGCGGGGATCACGGTCAACAAGAACACGATCCCGCGCGAGACCCGCTCCCCGTTCATCACCAGCGGCATACGCATAGGCACCCCGGCGATGACGACCCGCGGGATGAGGGAGCCGGAGATGAAGATCATAGGGGGCTGGATCGCGGGAGTTTTGCGCAACATCTCGGACGAGAAGCTCAAGGCGAAGGTGAAGTCGGAGGTGCGTGGGCTCTGCGAGGGATTTCCGATATATAGGTAAAGGCTGAGGTTTATGAAATGTCCATTCTGCCCAAGGCAGGACAGCAAGGTCATCGACTCGCGCCTCTCCAAGGACGGGTTGATAATACGCCGACGCCGCGAATGCGAGGGCTGCGGGAAGCGCTTCACCACCTACGAGCGCGTGGAGGAGCCGCTGCCGGCGGTGGCTAAGAAAGACGGACGCCGCGAGGCGTTCGACCGCGCCAAGATCGCCTCAGGCATCAAGAAGGCCTGCGAGAAGAGGCCGGTCTCGACGGAGACGATCGACGCGGTGGTCGACCGCATAGAGCGCTGGGCCCTTGAGCTCGGCGAGGCGGAGATAAAGAGCCAGGACATAGGGGCCCGCGTGATGTCGGAGCTTCACGACCTGGACGAGGTGGCCTACGTGCGCTTCGCCTCGGTCTACCGCTCCTTCAAGGACATAAGCGAGTTCATGCACGAGCTTTCCGATCTGCTCGGGAGGAACAACACGGCGAAGTGAGCCGGCCGAAACCATGGCGAAGATGAGCAAAGAACAGGCGATGGAGCTGGCGCTGGCCCTTGCGCTCGAGGGCGCGGGCCGCACCTCGCCGAACCCCATGGTCGGGGCGGTGGTCGTCAGCCGCGGGCGCGTGATCGGCCGCGGATTTCACAGGAGGGCGGGGG carries:
- the rpmF gene encoding 50S ribosomal protein L32, which codes for MAVPKNRQGKSRKNMRRSANSKLPRVSLSTCPQCKQPKLPHRVCIHCGFYKGREIVKQAD
- the acpP gene encoding acyl carrier protein, giving the protein MESAENRVKEIVAEQLGLAADEIPADASFSSDLGADTLDMIELIMALEEEFDIEITDGEAESIRCVQDAVDFLSARLQ
- the rpiB gene encoding ribose 5-phosphate isomerase B; this encodes MRIAVGSDHAGFMTKETLKERLVKDGHEVRDFGTSSPDSCDYPDYARLVAQAVAEGAAERGLLVCGSGIGMCMAANRFPSVRAAVLHDDFDAEMSRRHNDANVACLAARKQDQAAQARLLEIFLKTPFDGGRHEARVAKIDQKS
- a CDS encoding serine hydroxymethyltransferase, whose amino-acid sequence is MISEELKRFDPEIAKSIEMELMRQEYKLELIASENFVSKRVLDALGSALTNKYAEGYPGKRYYGGCEYVDEAEDLARERLKKLFGCDHANVQPHSGSQANMGVYFAALKPGDTIMGQNLSHGGHLTHGSPVSISGTYFKVVSYGVDLETELLDYDRIAVLAREHRPKLIICGASAYSRDIDFSKFRAVADEVGALVMADIAHPAGLVATGLHTSPIPHCEYVTSTTHKTLRGPRGGVIMCKADFAKQIDKAIFPGIQGGPLMHVIAAKAVAFKEALEPSYRDYCRQIVANSRALAGELAEQGFRIVSGGTDTHLFSVDLTDAGITGKDAEAALGEAGITVNKNTIPRETRSPFITSGIRIGTPAMTTRGMREPEMKIIGGWIAGVLRNISDEKLKAKVKSEVRGLCEGFPIYR
- the nrdR gene encoding transcriptional repressor NrdR translates to MKCPFCPRQDSKVIDSRLSKDGLIIRRRRECEGCGKRFTTYERVEEPLPAVAKKDGRREAFDRAKIASGIKKACEKRPVSTETIDAVVDRIERWALELGEAEIKSQDIGARVMSELHDLDEVAYVRFASVYRSFKDISEFMHELSDLLGRNNTAK